GATGAATATTTCGAAAAACTGATGGGTTCCCTTAAAAGATCAGCAAAACCTGTAATAATAGTGACAAATGAAGTGGGATTCGGCATCATCCCGTGGGACAAAGAAACCAGACTATATGCTAAATTATTATCAAAAATAAATAAACAACTGGCACGCAGTGCGGACAACGTCATCATGATGGTGTCGGGACTGGAGCTGAGAGTTAAATAGAGGAGAATTATTAATGAAACTTAACGATGTTGTTGCATCTATCAAGCCTGTTGATAAAGAAATGTATAAAAAAGCTGTTGAGCGTACAGGAAACCTGATCATGCCCCCGAGAGCAATGGGGAGGCTTAACGACCTATCAGAACAACTGGCAGCAATCAGCGGAACTCTATCACCGGAATATACAAAAAAAGCAGTTTTTGTTATGGCAGGCGACCACGGGGTGACAGAAGAGGGGGTCAGTGCATTCCCACAGGAAGTTACAATACAGATGATGGGCGCTTTTACAGCGGGGATGGCGACAATAAGCGTTCTCAGCCGTGTGAATGATGTTCGTGTGGTTGTCACTGACGTGGGTTCTCTTGGCGATATTCCCGAGGGGAAGATATCAGACAAGGCAGATTTTCTGGTGCGAAAAGTTGCAAATGGCACTAAAAACCTCGCAAAAGAACCGGCAATGACCCGTGCACAGGCGGAACAGTCTGTTATGACAGGCTACGAGGTTGCTGTGGAGTATATCGAGAAAGAGGGACTTGACCTCATCACCACAGGCGATATGGGGATCGCCAACACAACTCCGTCTGCGGCTATAGGTGCTGTTTACACAGGTGCTTCTGTTGACATTATGACAGGCAGGGGCTCCGGAATAGATGATCAGGCTCTTAAACATAAGACAAACGTTATCAAACAGGCTCTTGATATGCATAAGCCTGATAAAAATGATGCTATTGATGTTCTTTCCAAAGTGGGCGGTTTCGAGATTGGTGCAATAGCCGGTGCTATGCTTGCCGGTGCTGCGAAGGGGCTTCCTGTTCTGGTGGACGGTGTTATATCAACTGCCGGTGCTCTGATAGCTGCGGGGCTTTGTCCGAGCGCAAAGGAATATATGATAGCGGGACACAGGTCTGTTGAGCCGGGACAGATTAAAATGCTCGAGTATCTCGGTCTTGATCCGCTTCTGAGCCTTGGGATGAGACTCGGTGAGGGGACTGGTGCTGTTGTGGCTATGTCTATAGTGGATAGTGCGGCTGCTATAATGCGTGAAGTAAAAACCTTTGCAGAAGCGGGAGTATCAGTAAAAGAATGAAAGCATTAAGGGACGCTTTGTCCTTTCTCACCATAATTAAATTCCAGAGTGACGATTTTGATGCTGTGCGTGCAATGAACGCATTTGTCTATGTCGGCTTTCTGCTTGGCGGTGTGTTCGTCACTGTTGCTCTTCTTCTGGGTGACAGCTTTCTTACTCCGCTTTTGATACTGACGTTATGGGTGTCGCTGACAGGTGCGCTGCATCTGGATGGTCTGATGGATACAGCGGATGCGCTCTTCTCACATCGTGACAGAGAGCGAAAGCTTGAAATAATGAAAGACAGCAGGTCGGGTGCCATGGCGGTTGTTGCCGCTATACTCCTTTTGCTGATTAAATTTGAGTCGATAAGCCAGCTAACCAGTCTGTACATTTTTTTCATAATACCTGCTCTGGCAAGGATAGGTATGGTGTGGTCGATGAAGACTATGCCTTATGTCCGCAGTGAGGGGACTGGGAAGATGTTTTTCGAAGGGAGTTCCGCCGGTGTACTTTTTCAGCTTGTACCGCTGGTTGTTGTTCTGATGCTGCTTGGAATCAAACCTGTCCTCGCACTGACTGCTGTTTTTGTCGTTTCCGTGCTTGTTCTCCAGTGGTGGTACAAAAGACAGATAGGCGGGGTCACAGGTGATCTTCTGGGTGCGCAGTGCGAAGTTACAGAGGCTGTTATGCTTGCGTTCTATGCGGGGTTTCTCCAATGAGGCAGGGAGAGCACGGTGGAGACATTCATGAGGTAGCTAACTATCTGGGCGTTCCTGCAAGTGACGTCTACGATTACAGCAGTAATGTTTCACCATATCCTATTGATATAAGTGTTGATAAAAGTGCACTTTCACGCTTGCCTGAGCCGTACAGCAGAACTCTGGCGAAAGCCTTTGCGGAGAAGTACGGCTATGATGAAAAGATGGTGTGCATCACAGCGGGTACAACAGAGGCGATAGATATCATATGCCGGATTTTTGCAGGAAAGAGTGCCTGTATCAAGAATCCAACTTATGCAGACTATAAAAAGTTTTGTAAGAATAATAAAATAACCGTCAGAAACAGTCTTCCTGTGGAGCTATACTTTATCTGCAACCCGAATAACCCCACTGGGCAGACGTGTCCAAGAGAATTTTTGCCGACTTACTTTAAAACCAGCCCCAGCACATTATTTGTTATAGATGAGTCGTATATGCCGTTTCATATTGATGAACCAATGCAGACTCTTATGGGGGAGAAGCTGGACAATATCGCTATTTTAAGATCATTTTCAAAGATATACGGACTCCCAGGGCTTAGGCTCGGCGCTGTCATAGCAAATGAGAAACTGATAGAAAAGATGAAAAATCAGATGTCACCTTGGAGCGTGAATTCTCTGGCACAGTCAGCCGGGCTGGAACTGCTGGATGTCGACACCGCTCCAATAGCAAAAAGACT
This window of the Denitrovibrio acetiphilus DSM 12809 genome carries:
- a CDS encoding aminotransferase class I/II-fold pyridoxal phosphate-dependent enzyme yields the protein MRQGEHGGDIHEVANYLGVPASDVYDYSSNVSPYPIDISVDKSALSRLPEPYSRTLAKAFAEKYGYDEKMVCITAGTTEAIDIICRIFAGKSACIKNPTYADYKKFCKNNKITVRNSLPVELYFICNPNNPTGQTCPREFLPTYFKTSPSTLFVIDESYMPFHIDEPMQTLMGEKLDNIAILRSFSKIYGLPGLRLGAVIANEKLIEKMKNQMSPWSVNSLAQSAGLELLDVDTAPIAKRLNDIKVQFLKELESIDFLEAVDSDVNYMMCKMKRGTSDELFRHCLNQRVLIRDCSNFEGLDNRHVRFAMADDMSPLLEALKSF
- the cobS gene encoding adenosylcobinamide-GDP ribazoletransferase — protein: MKALRDALSFLTIIKFQSDDFDAVRAMNAFVYVGFLLGGVFVTVALLLGDSFLTPLLILTLWVSLTGALHLDGLMDTADALFSHRDRERKLEIMKDSRSGAMAVVAAILLLLIKFESISQLTSLYIFFIIPALARIGMVWSMKTMPYVRSEGTGKMFFEGSSAGVLFQLVPLVVVLMLLGIKPVLALTAVFVVSVLVLQWWYKRQIGGVTGDLLGAQCEVTEAVMLAFYAGFLQ
- the cobT gene encoding nicotinate-nucleotide--dimethylbenzimidazole phosphoribosyltransferase; protein product: MKLNDVVASIKPVDKEMYKKAVERTGNLIMPPRAMGRLNDLSEQLAAISGTLSPEYTKKAVFVMAGDHGVTEEGVSAFPQEVTIQMMGAFTAGMATISVLSRVNDVRVVVTDVGSLGDIPEGKISDKADFLVRKVANGTKNLAKEPAMTRAQAEQSVMTGYEVAVEYIEKEGLDLITTGDMGIANTTPSAAIGAVYTGASVDIMTGRGSGIDDQALKHKTNVIKQALDMHKPDKNDAIDVLSKVGGFEIGAIAGAMLAGAAKGLPVLVDGVISTAGALIAAGLCPSAKEYMIAGHRSVEPGQIKMLEYLGLDPLLSLGMRLGEGTGAVVAMSIVDSAAAIMREVKTFAEAGVSVKE